One stretch of Nicotiana tabacum cultivar K326 chromosome 18, ASM71507v2, whole genome shotgun sequence DNA includes these proteins:
- the LOC107783635 gene encoding potassium transporter 5-like gives MASSDREEAAENGQLKDRKVSWAKLHRVDSLNLEAGKVSTSPARHASKADWKTILSLAFQSVGVIYGDIGTSPLYVYASTFTDNIGHKDDILGVLSLIIYTIILVPMTKYVFIVLWANDNGDGGAFALYSLMCRYAKVSLIPNQEPEDRELSHYNLDIPSNQFRRAQKIRHKLEKSKFAKFLLVFVAILGTSMVIGDGVLTPCISVLSAVSGIKPLGEDAVVGISIAILVALFCVQRFGTDKVGYSFAPAICVWFLFISGIGLYNLFKYDVSVLRAFNPKYIVDYFKRNGRKGWISLGGVFLCITGSEAMFADLGHFSVRSVQISFSCLVFPALLSAYSGQAAYLSKFPENVENTFYDSVPDPLYWPTFVVAVAAAIIASQAMISGAFSIVAQAQSLGCFPRVKVMHTSAKYEGQVYIPELNYFLMVACVLVTLSFKTTEKLGHAYGIAVVIAEIITTHMVTLIMLVIWKISIWWITLFYVVYLSIESTYLSAQLTKFVQGGYLPLAFSVVLVLMMGTWHYVQKLRYQFELNNKVSSDYVRDLAKSPDIKRVPGIGLLYSELVQGIPPIFPHFVSNIPSVHSIIVLVSIKSIPISKVALQERFLFRQVEPREYKVFRCVVRLGYKDQLGNTEDFENQLVEQLNQFIQHERYILGAHDHQGADREVEPVISDQLQSKNSSRIHMEDDLQQQVDSTQIQMVSPNSEEEEMQFVTKAKEQGVFYLLGEAEVMAKQDSSFVKKFFVNNAYNFLRKNFRQGEKVMAIPQSRLLRVGMTYEL, from the exons ATGGCAAGCTCAGATAGAGAAGAGGCTGCAGAAAACGGTCAGCTCAAAGATCGGAAAGTCTCATGGGCGAAGTTACACCGTGTAGACTCCCTCAACTTGGAAGCTGGAAAAGTTTCAACTTCTCCGGCAAGACACGCCTCTAAG GCTGATTGGAAGACAATATTGAGTTTAGCATTTCAGTCGGTAGGAGTTATCTACGGAGATATAGGGACTTCCCCTCTTTACGTTTATGCAAGTACTTTCACTGATAATATTGGACACAAGGATGACATTCTTGGGGTATTGTCCCTTATCATTTATACCATTATCCTCGTACCTATGACTAAGTATGTTTTCATTGTCTTGTGGGCCAATGACAATGGCGATG GGGGAGCATTTGCGTTGTATTCCTTAATGTGTCGATATGCAAAAGTGAGTCTTATCCCAAACCAGGAGCCAGAGGACAGAGAACTTTCCCATTACAATCTGGACATACCATCCAATCAATTTAGACGGGCTCAGAAGATCAGACATAAGTTGGAGAAGAGTAAATTTGCAAAATTTTTGCTCGTCTTCGTCGCCATCCTCGGCACTTCTATGGTTATTGGAGATGGAGTTCTCACTCCTTGCATCTCAG TTCTCTCAGCCGTAAGTGGGATAAAGCCTTTAGGCGAAG ATGCGGTTGTGGGTATTTCCATTGCAATTCTGGTAGCTCTCTTCTGTGTTCAACGTTTTGGTACAGACAAAGTGGGATATTCATTTGCTCCAGCCATTTGCGTTTGGTTTTTATTCATAAGTGGTATCGGTCTATACAACTTGTTCAAGTATGATGTGAGCGTCTTACGTGCCTTTAATCCCAAATACATTGTTGACTACTTCAAAAGAAATGGTAGAAAAGGATGGATCTCTCTTGGTGGTGTTTTCCTCTGTATTACAG GATCCGAAGCTATGTTTGCTGATTTGGGTCACTTTAGTGTGCGGTCTGTTCAA ATAAGCTTCAGTTGCCTCGTATTTCCAGCTTTGCTCTCTGCTTACAGCGGACAAGCTGCATATCTCTCAAAATTCCCTGAAAATGTTGAGAATACTTTCTATGACTCCGTTCCAG ATCCACTATACTGGCCAACGTTTGTAGTCGCTGTTGCTGCAGCCATCATTGCAAGTCAAGCAATGATATCTGGAGCCTTTTCTATCGTGGCTCAGGCCCAAAGTCTAGGTTGTTTCCCTAGGGTGAAAGTAATGCACACATCGGCCAAATATGAGGGTCAGGTTTATATCCCTGAACTCAATTACTTCCTCATGGTTGCTTGTGTTCTAGTTACTCTCAGCTTCAAAACCACAGAAAAATTGGGACATGCTTATGGTATAGCTGTGGTTATTGCTGAGATCATAACTACACATATGGTGACATTAATAATGCTTGTTATATGGAAAATCAGCATTTGGTGGATTACACTATTCTACGTGGTGTACCTTTCCATTGAATCTACATACCTATCCGCCCAGCTGACAAAATTCGTGCAAGGTGGTTATCTACCCTTGGCCTTTTCAGTCGTGCTCGTGCTCATGATGGGAACTTGGCACTATGTTCAAAAACTTCGATACCAATTCGAGCTCAATAACAAGGTGTCCAGCGACTACGTTAGGGACTTGGCCAAGAGTCCAGACATTAAAAGGGTACCAGGGATAGGATTACTCTACTCTGAACTAGTACAGGGGATTCCCCCTATATTTCCTCACTTCGTCTCCAATATTCCTTCTGTCCACTCTATCATAGTTCTGGTGTCAATCAAATCCATTCCTATTAGTAAAGTAGCACTTCAAGAACGTTTCTTGTTTCGACAAGTTGAGCCTAGAGAATACAAGGTGTTTCGATGTGTTGTTAGGTTAGGGTACAAAGATCAACTTGGGAATACAGAGGACTTCGAAAACCAATTGGTGGAACAATTAAACCAGTTCATCCAACACGAACGTTATATTCTTGGAGCGCATGATCATCAAGGTGCAGACCGAGAAGTTGAGCCAGTAATATCTGACCAACTACAATCGAAAAACTCATCCAGGATCCACATGGAGGACGATCTGCAGCAACAAGTAGATTCGACTCAAATACAAATGGTGTCCCCGAATTCGGAAGAAGAAGAGATGCAGTTTGTGACTAAAGCTAAGGAGCAAGGTGTGTTCTATCTCCTGGGAGAAGCAGAAGTGATGGCTAAACAAGATTCTTCATTCGTGAAGAAATTTTTCGTCAACAATGCTTATAATTTCTTGCGCAAGAACTTCAGGCAAGGGGAGAAAGTAATGGCAATTCCTCAGAGTAGGCTGCTAAGGGTCGGCATGACTTATGAATTGTAA